A region from the Oceanidesulfovibrio marinus genome encodes:
- a CDS encoding glycosyl transferase family 2, whose protein sequence is MHPAIVVATHNRPRSLMRVLSSLKRGIGLDDVTLIISIDPDGADVVLATAEAFSWEFGPKRIIAHSDHLGLRRHLLSCGDLSQEYGAVIVIEDDLFVSPWFYEYASQALGLYGADARISGVSLYAPLFNETAELGFTPLNAPYDGYFMQLPSSWGQAFTAAQWKAFKTWLAAQEGEPDIPVPWNVEGWSQHSWKKLLLMYMLAADTYYAYPYLGLSTNFSTPGSHHFIASTHLQTPLRMHGGFSLPTLDESPAVYDVFGELLPERMTRLAPWLEDYDFEVDLYGKKFLNRVNSKFLLTAKPGVAPVRTFGRSLKPHELNIAFDSEGDTFRLVRTNECSEHLVWPNKDSLSYYFNVWRRCMDHQYVALKSDLPVDYFERLLPAGKSRS, encoded by the coding sequence ATGCATCCGGCCATCGTTGTAGCGACGCACAACCGTCCCCGCTCGCTCATGCGAGTGCTCTCCTCGCTCAAACGCGGTATCGGCTTGGACGACGTCACGCTGATCATCAGCATTGATCCCGATGGCGCGGACGTCGTCTTGGCAACGGCCGAGGCATTCTCCTGGGAGTTCGGCCCCAAGCGGATCATCGCCCACTCCGACCATCTGGGCTTACGTCGCCACCTGCTCTCGTGCGGCGATCTGTCTCAGGAATACGGCGCTGTCATCGTCATAGAGGACGATCTTTTCGTCTCGCCCTGGTTCTACGAGTATGCTTCGCAGGCATTGGGTCTTTACGGGGCTGATGCACGCATCAGCGGCGTATCGCTCTACGCCCCGCTTTTCAACGAAACGGCTGAGCTGGGGTTCACGCCGCTGAACGCCCCATATGACGGGTACTTCATGCAACTGCCCTCGTCCTGGGGGCAGGCGTTCACGGCCGCTCAATGGAAGGCGTTCAAGACCTGGCTGGCCGCCCAGGAAGGAGAGCCCGACATTCCCGTGCCCTGGAACGTGGAGGGTTGGTCGCAACATTCGTGGAAGAAGCTACTGCTGATGTATATGCTCGCTGCCGACACGTACTACGCCTACCCCTACCTGGGATTGTCCACAAACTTTTCAACCCCGGGCTCGCACCACTTCATCGCCTCGACACACCTCCAGACACCTCTGCGGATGCATGGGGGATTCTCCCTGCCAACGCTCGACGAGAGCCCAGCAGTCTACGATGTCTTCGGAGAACTCCTGCCAGAACGCATGACGCGCCTTGCCCCCTGGCTGGAGGACTATGATTTTGAGGTGGATCTGTACGGAAAAAAGTTTCTGAACCGCGTCAACAGCAAGTTCCTGCTCACCGCCAAGCCGGGCGTAGCTCCTGTGCGCACCTTTGGCCGCTCGCTCAAGCCCCATGAGCTCAACATAGCCTTCGATAGCGAAGGAGACACCTTCCGTCTCGTGCGGACCAACGAGTGTTCAGAACACCTTGTCTGGCCCAACAAGGATAGCCTGAGCTACTACTTCAACGTCTGGCGGCGCTGCATGGACCACCAGTACGTAGCCCTCAAGAGCGACCTGCCTGTGGACTATTTCGAACGATTGCTCCCGGCCGGAAAGTCCAGGTCGTAA
- a CDS encoding glycosyltransferase family 4 protein gives MQIIFVSYYDFKVQSAIHIFNIANELCKIGVDCTVCVTENVELVHNIGKPLFSCMTHEEILAPDFTVQDPKNTLVHAWTPRENVRQCTLALCEKLGCRYMIHLEDNELSVLEFVLGVSMEQALAMPREEVDALMPAPGELPCTHPHYFQSFLEGAAGLSVIIETLNDFKPDHVPSVVLWPSCESSMFLNARCDRNLRRDLGIGEGERVIFYPGAVSEPNKEDVLSLYKAVALLNQKGHSFRLLRTGVDFCDLGIGPELNEHVISLGFRPREEIPQYLGMADVLVQPGAPGHFNDYRFPSKLPEFFYAGKPVVMGRTNLGGMIRDGVDALLMERGDPDEIVEKVVLLTENEELAATLGKNALAFAEKHFNWRKTAAELHAFYKSIL, from the coding sequence GTGCAGATCATCTTCGTAAGCTATTACGATTTCAAGGTGCAAAGTGCCATCCATATCTTTAATATAGCCAATGAGCTATGTAAGATCGGCGTGGACTGCACTGTTTGCGTCACAGAAAATGTGGAACTCGTTCACAACATTGGCAAACCTCTGTTCTCTTGCATGACTCATGAGGAGATCCTGGCGCCGGACTTCACGGTCCAGGATCCGAAAAACACCTTGGTGCATGCCTGGACACCGCGAGAAAATGTTCGCCAGTGCACGCTCGCCCTGTGTGAAAAGCTTGGCTGCCGCTACATGATACACCTTGAGGACAACGAGCTCTCAGTCCTGGAGTTCGTTCTTGGCGTGAGCATGGAGCAGGCCCTTGCTATGCCCAGGGAAGAAGTGGATGCCTTGATGCCCGCCCCAGGGGAGTTGCCGTGCACGCATCCGCACTATTTCCAGTCCTTTCTGGAGGGCGCGGCCGGTCTTTCGGTCATTATCGAGACCCTGAATGATTTCAAGCCGGACCATGTGCCTTCTGTGGTGCTCTGGCCCTCGTGCGAAAGCTCCATGTTTCTGAACGCGCGTTGTGACCGGAACCTGCGGCGGGACCTGGGAATAGGGGAGGGCGAGCGCGTCATCTTTTATCCGGGCGCCGTCAGCGAACCGAACAAAGAGGACGTGCTCTCCTTGTACAAGGCTGTGGCCTTGCTCAATCAAAAGGGGCACTCGTTCAGATTACTAAGGACTGGCGTGGATTTTTGCGATCTGGGAATCGGACCCGAGCTCAACGAGCACGTGATCTCTCTTGGGTTTCGTCCACGCGAAGAGATTCCACAGTATCTTGGCATGGCGGATGTCCTGGTGCAACCCGGCGCGCCAGGTCACTTCAATGATTATCGTTTTCCTTCCAAGCTCCCCGAGTTCTTTTACGCAGGCAAGCCTGTCGTCATGGGCCGCACAAACCTGGGAGGGATGATCCGCGATGGCGTGGACGCTCTGCTCATGGAGCGCGGAGACCCGGACGAGATCGTCGAAAAGGTCGTGCTGCTCACGGAGAACGAGGAGTTGGCCGCCACACTGGGGAAGAACGCCCTCGCCTTTGCCGAAAAGCATTTCAACTGGCGAAAGACCGCGGCAGAGCTCCACGCCTTCTACAAAAGCATTCTGTAA